In Arthrobacter alpinus, a single window of DNA contains:
- a CDS encoding ROK family protein codes for MVESSTNAVVAGIDLGGTKTTVVLCRRDGSIAAQATIATPAREGGAAMSAAASGLVKEMESSSGLHALAVGVGAAGVIDQKAGVVTAASASFKDWAGFRLAADLSARVGVGVVIDNDVNAFLRGEMAYGALIGCTDAVGIMLGTGVGGALALNGSVFAGPRGAAGEIGHTPGFGALPCSCGQQGHLETLASGRSIALRYTERSGRAANGAAQVADFARAGDPHALATFDAAGRALGQAIVTTATILDVQDVVVGGGVRGAWDLIEPPLAKMLEHNMPVSGYPLIVHPGSLGGSSAVLGSAAAAWESLAHSPELANTMKVGSSC; via the coding sequence ATGGTGGAAAGCAGTACAAATGCCGTCGTTGCTGGCATCGACCTCGGTGGGACCAAAACCACCGTGGTTCTGTGCCGGCGCGACGGCAGCATTGCAGCGCAGGCCACCATTGCCACACCCGCCCGTGAGGGTGGCGCGGCAATGAGCGCCGCCGCTTCGGGTCTGGTCAAGGAGATGGAATCCTCTTCGGGATTGCACGCCTTGGCCGTGGGTGTCGGCGCCGCCGGCGTCATCGACCAAAAGGCCGGTGTGGTGACTGCCGCGTCGGCCTCCTTCAAAGACTGGGCAGGATTCCGGCTTGCCGCAGATCTTTCGGCCAGGGTAGGTGTTGGCGTTGTCATCGACAATGACGTCAACGCCTTCCTCCGCGGGGAGATGGCCTATGGTGCGCTGATCGGCTGCACCGATGCCGTGGGCATCATGCTTGGCACCGGTGTTGGCGGGGCCTTGGCTCTGAACGGTTCGGTTTTCGCCGGACCGCGTGGGGCCGCCGGCGAGATCGGACACACGCCGGGCTTCGGTGCGCTGCCTTGCAGCTGTGGCCAACAGGGCCATTTGGAGACCTTGGCCTCTGGCCGTTCCATTGCCCTGCGCTACACCGAACGCTCAGGAAGGGCGGCCAACGGAGCCGCGCAGGTTGCGGATTTTGCCCGCGCCGGCGACCCCCACGCCCTTGCCACCTTTGATGCCGCAGGCCGGGCCCTGGGCCAGGCCATTGTCACAACCGCCACGATCCTTGATGTTCAGGACGTGGTCGTTGGCGGCGGCGTCCGTGGGGCGTGGGATCTGATCGAACCGCCACTTGCCAAGATGCTTGAACACAACATGCCCGTGTCGGGTTACCCCCTGATTGTCCACCCGGGCAGCCTTGGCGGCAGCTCGGCAGTCCTGGGCTCGGCCGCTGCCGCTTGGGAATCCCTTGCACACTCACCAGAACTCGCGAACACAATGAAAGTAGGATCCTCGTGTTGA
- a CDS encoding ROK family transcriptional regulator has protein sequence MREQPPTPSIPGQSQQIISLVAHGTATTRAELAKKMGLAPSTVSLRIAELTELGVLVEDGTGISKGGRKPRLLRLAEDQGQILTADLGSRHARLGRFSLTGTLLSTQTVQVSVESGPEATLNSILQAWTDVAGGTGADLSGLRGVGIGLPGPVDVGAGTVRLPSRMPEWAGFPIREWLEEKIGLPVIVDNDANLSALGEHHATLGPNQHSITVKAGTAIGSGIIVGGQLHRGATGAAGDVTHTRVAAAMDEPCTCGNMGCLETIASGAGLVRRLRRQGLDVSTTADVLELVHRAEPLATTALRTAGTHLGEVLATIVNFFNPDSLYLTGHMASSEMFIAAVRSRVYEGCHPLMTQNLHIGAASTGQDSGLRGAAHLVLNRVLSDIGPHR, from the coding sequence ATGCGGGAACAGCCGCCGACACCCTCGATTCCAGGACAGTCCCAGCAGATCATCTCGCTGGTTGCCCATGGCACGGCAACCACTCGAGCCGAATTGGCGAAGAAGATGGGCTTGGCTCCGTCCACGGTATCCCTGCGAATCGCGGAGCTGACGGAGCTGGGAGTGCTCGTCGAGGACGGTACGGGAATCTCCAAGGGAGGGCGCAAGCCGCGACTCCTGCGCTTGGCCGAGGACCAGGGGCAAATCCTGACCGCCGACCTCGGCAGTCGCCACGCACGCTTGGGCCGCTTCTCCCTAACGGGCACACTGCTGTCAACTCAAACAGTTCAGGTCAGCGTGGAATCGGGGCCCGAAGCCACCTTGAACTCAATCCTGCAGGCATGGACTGACGTGGCAGGTGGCACCGGCGCAGACCTGAGTGGATTGCGTGGAGTGGGGATCGGGCTGCCTGGCCCTGTGGATGTGGGCGCCGGGACCGTCCGGCTGCCGTCCCGCATGCCGGAGTGGGCAGGCTTCCCTATCCGGGAATGGCTGGAAGAGAAGATCGGCCTGCCCGTTATCGTCGACAATGACGCCAACCTCAGCGCCCTGGGCGAACATCACGCCACCCTGGGACCAAACCAGCACAGCATCACGGTCAAGGCCGGAACCGCCATCGGCAGTGGCATTATTGTTGGCGGCCAACTGCACCGCGGGGCCACCGGCGCCGCGGGGGACGTCACGCACACGCGAGTGGCGGCCGCCATGGACGAACCATGCACCTGTGGAAACATGGGATGTTTGGAGACTATTGCCAGTGGTGCCGGCCTCGTCCGCCGGCTCCGGCGCCAAGGCCTGGACGTTTCCACAACCGCCGACGTATTGGAACTGGTGCACCGCGCCGAACCGCTGGCCACCACGGCCCTGCGCACGGCCGGCACCCACCTTGGCGAGGTTCTCGCCACGATTGTGAACTTCTTCAACCCGGATTCGCTCTATCTGACGGGCCATATGGCCTCCAGCGAAATGTTCATAGCCGCCGTGCGCAGCCGCGTGTACGAGGGCTGCCACCCGCTCATGACACAGAACCTGCATATCGGCGCAGCCTCCACCGGCCAGGACTCCGGCTTGCGTGGCGCCGCCCACCTGGTGCTCAACCGCGTCCTCAGCGACATAGGCCCCCACCGCTGA
- a CDS encoding ABC transporter substrate-binding protein: protein MRKSQIGILAVAAVATLAFTGCGSGATTGGGAGDNSIVIDMWSGSEDDTTALNEQLAIAKAENPDLDITLRTAPWGDYFTKMTTNMASGNMACISGMNSGMLSGYTAGFAALTADDLKAAGLNEADFAPGALEILKNKGEMYGVPFDMSTMLVYYNADQLKAAAADTPKIGWTFGDFEKTAKAATKDGKQGFGVGMGDFQWQALPISMAGAQPVTEDGTLDLTNPDFLKASEWYGELVTKAKVAAPVASASDTGWGENQYSSGNAAMAVDGTWNAVGYLNNDPGFEAGMAPLPAGDKGSLGLVLGSGYGLSKECKNKDAALKVLGSLLGEKSQDYIATSGRSYPARLASQPLYFETIDAKYRDQVKSVFEAAFENVEGQRVSDQWSKVGTYIQPNLVSVYNGQESMAKVLESAQQQFAK, encoded by the coding sequence ATGAGGAAATCTCAAATTGGCATCCTGGCCGTCGCGGCCGTCGCCACCCTTGCCTTTACCGGTTGCGGCAGTGGAGCAACCACCGGTGGCGGGGCAGGTGACAACAGCATCGTCATCGACATGTGGTCAGGTAGCGAAGATGACACCACCGCACTGAACGAACAACTTGCCATCGCCAAAGCGGAAAACCCCGATTTGGACATTACTTTGCGTACGGCACCGTGGGGCGACTACTTCACCAAGATGACCACCAACATGGCATCGGGCAACATGGCCTGCATCTCGGGCATGAACTCCGGAATGCTCTCGGGCTACACGGCCGGCTTTGCTGCGCTGACCGCAGACGATTTGAAGGCTGCAGGGCTGAACGAAGCCGACTTTGCACCCGGCGCCCTGGAAATCCTGAAGAACAAGGGCGAAATGTACGGCGTGCCGTTCGACATGTCCACCATGCTCGTCTACTACAACGCCGACCAGCTGAAGGCTGCAGCCGCTGATACGCCGAAGATCGGATGGACGTTCGGCGACTTCGAGAAGACGGCGAAGGCTGCTACCAAAGACGGCAAGCAGGGCTTCGGCGTGGGCATGGGCGACTTCCAGTGGCAGGCATTGCCGATCTCCATGGCAGGTGCTCAGCCCGTCACCGAAGACGGCACGCTGGATTTGACCAACCCTGACTTCCTCAAAGCGTCGGAATGGTACGGCGAGCTCGTCACCAAGGCGAAGGTTGCCGCCCCCGTGGCCAGCGCCTCCGACACCGGATGGGGCGAGAACCAGTACTCCAGCGGCAACGCGGCCATGGCCGTGGACGGCACTTGGAACGCAGTGGGCTACCTGAACAATGATCCCGGCTTCGAAGCGGGCATGGCACCCCTGCCCGCAGGCGACAAGGGTTCACTTGGCCTGGTCCTGGGCTCCGGCTACGGCCTGTCCAAGGAGTGCAAGAACAAGGACGCTGCCCTGAAGGTCCTCGGATCACTGCTGGGCGAAAAGTCACAGGACTACATTGCAACCTCGGGCCGCAGCTACCCGGCCCGCCTAGCCTCACAGCCGCTGTACTTCGAAACCATTGACGCCAAATACCGCGACCAGGTCAAGAGCGTCTTTGAAGCAGCATTTGAAAACGTTGAAGGCCAGCGCGTCAGCGACCAGTGGTCGAAGGTCGGCACCTACATCCAGCCGAACCTGGTCAGCGTCTACAACGGTCAGGAATCCATGGCCAAGGTGCTCGAATCGGCACAACAGCAGTTCGCCAAGTAA
- a CDS encoding M81 family metallopeptidase — MEASKIWSGPLALLASGGLSRPRIGVAGIAIESSTFSPHISGDAAFTERRGEELMAYYGFLNPGDELREAADWVPLVQARSLPGGAVDPETYARLKAEIFEGIRTQGPFDGFWFDIHGAMSVVGLDDAEGDLGQAVRDALGADTFVSTSMDLHGNVSRELLDMSELITCYRMAPHEDAWNTKQRAVHNMLERLRGPQGSDVDARRPYKAWLQVPVLLPGEKTSTRIEPARSLYNAVPEVEALDGVIDAAIWVGYAWADEPRCQAAVVVTGDDAAVVKEGAERLARAYWDARDEFVFVADALPLAESLDAALAKDAPRPYVVSDSGDNPTAGGAGDVSWTLGELLARPEFADATTTVVHASIFDADAVAQCVAAGVGGTVQLHVGAKVDAGPRGPVAIDGTVFSLTEGDKDAGTQAVIKAGGVHAIITEHRKPFHHLHDFTMLGIDPHAMDVVCVKIGYLEPELYELAAGWKLGLTPGGVDQDLLRLGHKNLADGVFPFAAAATAPELEAVVTRVQAGKVEEI, encoded by the coding sequence ATGGAAGCCTCAAAGATTTGGTCCGGCCCGCTGGCCCTTTTGGCATCTGGTGGACTGAGCCGTCCGCGCATCGGCGTGGCGGGGATTGCCATTGAATCCAGCACCTTCAGCCCGCACATCAGCGGCGACGCGGCGTTCACCGAACGCCGCGGGGAGGAACTCATGGCGTACTACGGCTTCCTGAACCCAGGCGATGAACTGCGCGAGGCAGCAGACTGGGTGCCGCTCGTGCAAGCCCGCTCGTTGCCGGGCGGCGCCGTCGACCCCGAAACCTACGCTCGTCTGAAGGCGGAAATCTTCGAAGGCATCCGCACGCAAGGTCCGTTTGACGGTTTTTGGTTCGACATCCACGGAGCCATGAGCGTCGTCGGACTGGACGATGCAGAAGGTGATCTGGGCCAGGCCGTGCGCGACGCTTTGGGCGCGGACACGTTTGTCTCCACCTCCATGGACCTGCACGGCAACGTCTCCCGGGAACTGTTGGACATGTCCGAGCTCATCACCTGTTACCGCATGGCACCTCACGAGGACGCGTGGAACACGAAGCAGCGCGCAGTCCACAACATGCTGGAACGGCTGCGCGGGCCGCAGGGTTCCGACGTTGACGCGCGCCGCCCGTACAAGGCGTGGCTGCAGGTTCCCGTGCTGCTCCCAGGTGAAAAGACCAGTACACGGATCGAGCCGGCCCGCTCCCTGTACAACGCGGTGCCGGAAGTCGAAGCCCTGGACGGGGTCATCGACGCCGCCATCTGGGTGGGCTACGCCTGGGCGGATGAACCGCGCTGCCAGGCGGCCGTCGTCGTCACCGGCGATGACGCAGCCGTGGTGAAGGAGGGCGCCGAGCGCCTGGCCCGCGCCTACTGGGATGCCCGTGATGAATTTGTTTTCGTCGCCGACGCCCTGCCGCTCGCGGAGAGCCTCGACGCAGCACTGGCCAAGGACGCCCCGCGCCCGTACGTCGTGTCAGATTCCGGCGACAACCCCACTGCCGGCGGCGCCGGGGACGTGTCCTGGACCTTGGGTGAGCTGCTGGCCCGCCCCGAGTTCGCCGACGCCACCACCACCGTTGTGCATGCCTCTATCTTTGACGCAGACGCCGTGGCGCAGTGCGTCGCGGCAGGGGTTGGCGGCACCGTCCAGCTCCATGTTGGCGCCAAGGTCGACGCCGGACCCCGCGGTCCCGTGGCCATCGACGGCACAGTCTTTTCCCTCACCGAGGGGGACAAGGACGCAGGCACGCAGGCCGTCATCAAGGCCGGCGGCGTGCACGCCATCATCACCGAACACCGCAAGCCGTTCCACCACCTCCACGACTTCACCATGCTGGGCATCGACCCGCACGCCATGGATGTGGTGTGCGTGAAGATCGGTTACCTCGAACCGGAACTGTACGAACTTGCTGCGGGTTGGAAGCTGGGCCTGACGCCCGGCGGCGTGGACCAGGACCTCCTGCGGCTGGGCCACAAGAACCTGGCCGACGGCGTGTTCCCCTTTGCCGCTGCCGCAACGGCGCCGGAACTGGAAGCGGTAGTGACACGAGTGCAGGCTGGAAAGGTTGAGGAGATTTAG
- the ilvC gene encoding ketol-acid reductoisomerase encodes MTDMFYDDDADLSIIQGRKVAIIGYGSQGHAHALNLRDSGVDVRVGLKAGSKSIAKAEAEGLRVLSVAEATAEADVIMILTPDQVQRFVYAEDIAPNLKAGDALFFGHGFNIRFGYITPPADVDVALVAPKAPGHTVRREFEAGRGIPDLIAVEQDFTGGAKALALAYAKGIGGTRAGVIETTFTEETETDLFGEQAVLCGGTSQLVQYGFEVLTEAGYKPEIAYFEVLHELKLIVDLMWEGGIAKQRWSVSDTAEYGDYVSGPRVITPEVKENMKAVLADIQSGAFATRFIEDQDNGGVEFKALRKKGEEHPIEATGRELRGLFSWISNSDDYTEGSVAR; translated from the coding sequence GTGACTGACATGTTCTACGACGACGATGCAGACCTGTCCATCATCCAGGGCCGCAAGGTCGCCATCATTGGTTACGGCAGCCAGGGCCACGCCCACGCTCTGAACCTGCGCGATTCCGGCGTCGACGTTCGCGTTGGCCTCAAGGCAGGCTCCAAGTCCATTGCCAAGGCAGAAGCAGAGGGCCTGCGCGTCCTTAGCGTTGCAGAGGCAACCGCCGAAGCCGATGTCATTATGATCCTGACCCCGGACCAGGTGCAGCGCTTCGTCTACGCCGAGGACATTGCCCCGAACCTGAAGGCTGGCGACGCCCTGTTCTTCGGCCACGGCTTCAACATCCGCTTCGGCTACATCACGCCCCCGGCTGATGTTGACGTTGCCCTGGTTGCTCCGAAGGCTCCGGGTCACACCGTGCGCCGCGAATTCGAAGCCGGCCGTGGCATCCCCGATTTGATCGCCGTTGAGCAGGACTTCACCGGTGGCGCCAAGGCTCTTGCCTTGGCCTACGCAAAGGGCATCGGCGGAACCCGTGCAGGCGTCATCGAGACCACCTTCACCGAAGAGACCGAAACCGACCTGTTCGGCGAGCAGGCAGTTCTTTGCGGTGGCACCTCGCAGCTGGTTCAGTACGGCTTCGAAGTTCTCACCGAAGCCGGCTACAAGCCGGAAATCGCTTACTTCGAGGTACTGCACGAGCTCAAGCTCATCGTTGACCTCATGTGGGAAGGCGGCATCGCCAAGCAGCGCTGGAGCGTTTCCGACACCGCAGAATACGGCGACTACGTCTCCGGCCCGCGCGTCATCACCCCCGAGGTGAAGGAAAACATGAAGGCTGTTCTGGCCGACATCCAGAGCGGTGCGTTCGCCACTCGCTTCATCGAGGACCAGGACAACGGCGGCGTTGAATTCAAGGCGCTGCGCAAGAAGGGCGAAGAGCACCCCATCGAGGCCACCGGCCGCGAACTGCGCGGACTGTTCTCCTGGATCAGCAACAGCGATGACTACACCGAAGGCTCCGTAGCCCGCTAA
- the ilvN gene encoding acetolactate synthase small subunit → MTRHTLSVLVEDKPGVLTRVASMFARRAFNIHSLAVGPTEIEGVSRMTVVVDANGDLIEQVTKQLNKLVNVIKIVELVSENSVQRDHILVKVRADAATRLQVTQAADLFRASVVDVSTDSLTIEATGYADKLAALLNVLEPFGIREIVQSGTLAIGRGSRSMSDRALRAS, encoded by the coding sequence ATACTCTTTCCGTACTGGTTGAAGACAAGCCCGGCGTCTTGACCCGCGTGGCAAGCATGTTTGCCCGCCGCGCCTTCAACATCCACTCCTTGGCTGTGGGCCCCACCGAGATTGAGGGAGTTTCCCGCATGACCGTTGTGGTCGACGCCAACGGTGACCTGATTGAACAAGTCACCAAACAGCTGAATAAACTAGTCAACGTCATCAAGATCGTTGAACTAGTTTCAGAGAATTCCGTGCAAAGGGACCACATCCTGGTCAAGGTACGTGCGGATGCCGCCACGAGACTGCAGGTAACCCAAGCCGCAGACCTCTTTAGGGCCTCAGTAGTTGATGTGTCCACAGACTCATTGACCATCGAAGCCACCGGTTACGCGGACAAGCTTGCAGCATTGCTGAACGTTCTGGAACCCTTTGGGATCCGGGAAATCGTGCAATCAGGCACCTTGGCCATTGGGCGGGGATCCCGCTCAATGAGCGACAGGGCCCTTCGCGCTTCCTAG
- a CDS encoding copper homeostasis protein CutC, protein MTIHNGTAASGTHPWRPALEIAVQDPAGAKVAALAGVDRLELCSGLSTGGLTPSPGLVRMVADAAGPGRVHVLVRPREGGFVYSPAEVDLMVQDVRMLAATDGVAGVVVGALAPGGALDVDATARMVEAAGSLEVTFHRAIDVCPDPLTLLDGLLELGIARVLTSGCAARSIDGIETIAALAQRAGNRLQIQAGGGVRIQDFPALLAAGAAAVHLSARRQENSAGPSGPGGGSQGFDVTDPQIVTQAVAAVAALR, encoded by the coding sequence GTGACCATCCACAACGGCACGGCGGCTTCCGGCACTCATCCCTGGCGCCCCGCACTGGAGATTGCCGTGCAGGATCCGGCGGGGGCCAAGGTGGCAGCACTGGCCGGGGTGGACAGGCTGGAATTGTGCTCCGGCCTGTCCACCGGCGGGCTGACCCCGTCTCCGGGCCTGGTCCGCATGGTTGCTGACGCGGCCGGTCCCGGGCGCGTGCACGTATTGGTGCGACCCCGCGAAGGCGGCTTTGTGTACAGCCCCGCCGAAGTGGACCTCATGGTCCAGGACGTGCGGATGCTGGCGGCAACCGACGGCGTTGCCGGTGTTGTGGTGGGCGCCCTCGCCCCGGGTGGCGCGCTGGATGTGGACGCCACGGCCCGCATGGTCGAGGCCGCCGGCTCACTCGAGGTCACGTTCCACCGTGCCATCGACGTCTGCCCGGACCCGCTGACACTGCTCGATGGACTGTTGGAACTGGGCATTGCCCGCGTCCTGACATCCGGCTGTGCCGCCCGAAGCATCGACGGCATCGAGACCATTGCGGCGCTGGCGCAGCGGGCGGGCAACCGCCTGCAAATCCAGGCCGGCGGGGGAGTGCGGATCCAGGACTTCCCCGCACTCCTGGCGGCCGGCGCCGCGGCGGTTCACCTGTCCGCGCGCCGGCAGGAAAACTCTGCCGGACCCAGCGGTCCCGGCGGTGGCAGCCAGGGATTCGACGTGACAGATCCGCAGATTGTTACGCAGGCCGTTGCGGCGGTTGCCGCCCTGCGGTGA
- a CDS encoding alpha-L-fucosidase, protein MLNFETRVGPDLGANAPSYPLNEVPEWYRDAKLGFFIHWGLYSVPAWATAHGEGGVPTEESYAHHQYAEWYGNTVRIPGSPSWVRHQEKYGTGTSYEDLAEHWDAGNFDAAEFVGKLRAAGAQYIIPTTKHHEGFCLWDTDTTEFNAVKRGPKRDLIAELGTATRESGARFGVYFSGALDWHVSDFPPIESDTDLFRFRRNDEQFAKYSAAQLEELVERFSPDILWNDIEWPDGGKDNTEYSVAALLRRYFDAVPDGVVNDRWGVPYHGFITREYRHVENIIEQPWESTRGLGYSFGYNQEEGTEHSLSGEALIRLLVDVVSKNGNLLINVGPRADGTIPELQEAAMLAMGAWLEVNGEAIYGTRPWRRPGDALGGSPLSYTTKGSDLYVLATDPAAGFITLPAELRVAGELSWTSDAGAPAVAAVGTDGVVAIPAELCGSAVAVATISGAIQP, encoded by the coding sequence ATGTTGAACTTTGAAACGCGGGTGGGGCCAGACTTGGGCGCCAACGCACCGAGCTACCCGCTGAACGAGGTGCCCGAGTGGTACCGCGACGCCAAACTGGGTTTCTTCATCCACTGGGGCCTCTACTCCGTCCCTGCCTGGGCCACGGCCCACGGCGAGGGCGGCGTTCCCACGGAAGAATCGTACGCGCACCACCAATACGCCGAATGGTACGGGAACACCGTGCGGATTCCCGGCAGTCCCAGCTGGGTCCGCCACCAGGAAAAGTACGGCACCGGCACCAGTTATGAGGACCTGGCCGAGCACTGGGACGCCGGCAACTTTGACGCCGCGGAGTTCGTGGGCAAGCTGCGTGCGGCAGGCGCCCAGTACATCATCCCCACCACCAAGCACCATGAGGGATTCTGCCTCTGGGACACCGACACCACAGAGTTCAACGCCGTCAAGCGGGGCCCCAAGCGGGACCTGATTGCCGAGCTTGGCACGGCCACCCGCGAGTCAGGTGCCCGTTTCGGCGTGTACTTCTCGGGCGCCCTGGATTGGCATGTCAGCGACTTCCCGCCCATCGAATCGGACACGGACCTGTTCCGCTTCCGCCGCAATGATGAGCAGTTTGCCAAGTACAGCGCCGCGCAGCTGGAAGAACTCGTGGAACGTTTCTCCCCGGACATCCTCTGGAATGACATCGAGTGGCCCGACGGCGGCAAGGACAACACGGAATATTCTGTGGCCGCCCTGCTGCGCCGCTACTTTGACGCCGTTCCGGACGGCGTGGTCAATGACCGCTGGGGAGTCCCGTACCACGGCTTCATCACGCGCGAATATCGCCACGTGGAGAACATCATCGAGCAGCCCTGGGAGTCCACCCGCGGCCTGGGCTACTCCTTCGGCTACAACCAGGAGGAGGGCACTGAGCATTCCCTGTCCGGCGAGGCGCTGATCCGCCTGCTCGTGGACGTGGTGTCCAAGAACGGGAACTTGCTGATCAACGTGGGCCCCCGCGCCGACGGCACCATCCCCGAGCTGCAGGAGGCGGCCATGCTGGCCATGGGCGCCTGGCTCGAGGTCAACGGCGAGGCGATTTACGGCACCCGCCCGTGGCGCCGACCCGGCGACGCGCTGGGCGGTTCGCCTCTCTCGTACACCACCAAGGGCTCCGATCTTTACGTCCTGGCCACAGACCCGGCCGCCGGATTCATCACCCTTCCCGCCGAGCTGCGTGTAGCTGGCGAGCTGTCCTGGACGTCCGACGCCGGTGCGCCCGCGGTTGCCGCTGTTGGCACCGACGGAGTAGTGGCTATCCCTGCCGAACTGTGCGGAAGTGCCGTCGCCGTGGCCACTATTTCCGGGGCAATCCAACCGTGA
- a CDS encoding carbohydrate ABC transporter permease: MSTDVLETQTRSRRGADTLADKPHKLNKRRAPTTRGERIRLVIAHIGIYLAALIFLAPLVYAFFAALKPNGEMFSMPPRLIGSEMRWGNFAAVFEYGPFVTYIANSFFVAIAGTLVVLFVSTTAGYAFGRLRWKGRDAVFVLFLATLMVPQEVTVIPMFILMQWLGWVDTYQALILPFAFTAFGTFLMRQFFRGIPYELEEAARVDGAGPIRCFLEIILPLAKSAVAVLAVFTFMSFWNSYLWPLIVTVDYDTLGTLPVGLASFSGLTGTRWDLQMAAAIISMIPTTILVIALQKHLVKGISMAGLGGR, from the coding sequence ATGAGCACTGATGTCCTGGAAACTCAGACCCGATCGCGTCGGGGAGCCGACACCTTGGCCGATAAGCCCCATAAGCTCAACAAGCGGCGCGCCCCCACGACCCGGGGAGAGCGCATCCGCCTGGTCATCGCGCACATCGGCATCTACCTTGCGGCCCTGATCTTCCTGGCACCGCTGGTCTACGCCTTCTTTGCAGCGCTAAAGCCCAACGGCGAAATGTTTTCCATGCCTCCGCGCCTGATCGGCTCCGAAATGCGGTGGGGCAACTTTGCCGCAGTTTTCGAATATGGTCCGTTCGTCACGTACATCGCCAACTCGTTCTTCGTGGCCATCGCCGGCACCTTGGTGGTGCTGTTTGTCTCCACCACCGCCGGCTACGCCTTCGGCCGACTGCGCTGGAAGGGTCGGGACGCTGTGTTCGTGCTGTTCCTGGCCACCTTGATGGTGCCGCAGGAGGTTACGGTCATCCCCATGTTCATCCTCATGCAGTGGCTGGGCTGGGTTGATACCTATCAGGCGCTCATTCTGCCTTTCGCGTTCACCGCATTTGGCACCTTCTTGATGCGCCAGTTCTTCCGCGGCATCCCCTATGAGCTGGAAGAAGCCGCCCGTGTTGACGGGGCCGGACCCATTCGTTGCTTCCTGGAGATCATCCTGCCCTTGGCAAAGTCTGCCGTGGCCGTTCTGGCAGTCTTCACGTTCATGTCGTTCTGGAACAGCTACCTGTGGCCCTTGATCGTCACAGTTGACTATGACACTTTGGGGACCCTGCCCGTGGGCCTTGCCTCGTTCTCCGGTTTGACGGGAACGCGTTGGGACCTGCAGATGGCCGCGGCGATCATCTCCATGATCCCCACCACCATCTTGGTGATCGCGCTTCAGAAGCACCTGGTCAAGGGTATTTCCATGGCGGGACTCGGTGGACGCTGA
- a CDS encoding carbohydrate ABC transporter permease — translation MTTTVNDRRRGALAKVESRQALGFVSPALAGLAVFTVLPVVLSIIMAFFDWPTFGEKKFIGFDNYIKLFTNSPDFWPSLRNTAVFTILYVPLSVILSLTLALSLHERIRGRAALRILFFIPVVTPMVANVLVWKMILQPQGMLNGLSVEWFGYQLPNFLADPQWAMVMVVLMSVWQGLGYNMLIFSAAVEQLPDSVMEAAKLDGARGLRLLWKVKLPLISPSIFFASVMTMISSLQVFVQPQLLTGGGPGNSTQPLVQFIYNQGFKFQDLGLAAAAAWILFAIIIVLTAGQFAVQKKWVHYEH, via the coding sequence ATGACTACCACCGTAAACGACCGCCGTCGTGGTGCGCTGGCCAAGGTTGAATCGCGCCAGGCGCTGGGCTTCGTAAGCCCAGCCCTTGCCGGTTTGGCAGTGTTCACCGTGTTGCCAGTTGTGCTGTCAATCATCATGGCGTTCTTCGACTGGCCCACGTTTGGCGAGAAGAAATTCATCGGCTTCGACAACTACATCAAGCTGTTCACCAACAGCCCTGATTTCTGGCCATCCCTGCGCAACACAGCAGTCTTCACCATCTTGTATGTGCCCCTGAGCGTCATCCTTTCCCTGACACTTGCACTCTCCCTTCACGAACGCATTCGTGGCCGCGCCGCGCTGCGGATCCTGTTCTTCATCCCGGTGGTAACCCCCATGGTTGCCAACGTTCTTGTCTGGAAAATGATCCTTCAGCCCCAAGGGATGCTCAACGGCTTGTCCGTGGAATGGTTCGGCTACCAGTTGCCCAACTTCCTCGCCGATCCCCAGTGGGCCATGGTCATGGTGGTCCTCATGTCTGTCTGGCAGGGCCTTGGCTACAACATGCTGATCTTCTCCGCCGCTGTGGAGCAGCTGCCGGATTCCGTGATGGAAGCCGCCAAGCTCGACGGCGCACGCGGACTTCGCTTGTTGTGGAAAGTTAAGCTCCCCCTCATCTCGCCCTCGATCTTCTTTGCCAGCGTGATGACAATGATTTCCTCGTTGCAGGTCTTCGTGCAGCCGCAGCTGCTGACGGGTGGCGGCCCTGGCAACTCCACCCAGCCGCTTGTGCAGTTCATCTACAACCAAGGCTTCAAGTTCCAGGACCTCGGCCTTGCCGCCGCAGCCGCATGGATCTTGTTTGCCATCATCATTGTCCTGACAGCCGGGCAGTTCGCCGTGCAGAAGAAGTGGGTGCACTATGAGCACTGA